The segment GGCTTTTCTTCCATGGGTCTGCAAAGACTCGCTTACTCGATGATGAGATTGTTTCGTCACATTCGTTTTTATTGCAGTTCTTGCCAGACATCAGTTTTCTCCATTGAGAGTTAGGATGATGAGATTATTCTTTTCGGTCATGAACGTCTAAATCGATAAGGACAGAAAATGTCCAAAGAGCGATTGACGCAGGAGTCGAAAAGCATGATTCAGCTAAAGGCAAAAGGCATGCCTATCCCTGATTTTCTCTCCTGACACCGCTATTCCAGCCGGGAAGCGCCCAAATAACGGTCCAGAACTCTCGCTGCATTGGTTCTCTGCGATTTTGCGTCCTCGCTGTTGATTCTCAAACGACCACGATGGTTCATCGCCATACACAACCTCGCCGACGAAATGCACACTTGATCACATGGGGCAATATAAAACCGTTGCCAAACCTCACGGAAGTGACTAATCAGCTAAATAATGATTTGAGGACAGCACGTCATAATAATGTGGCTGGCAAGATGTTCGTTCGAGCAAAAAAGAGTAAGATAGCTCCGCGTGCGAATTCACTAGGTACATCTAATTTTATGACGAACCAAGGGTGAAAGATCACGCATCGATTTGCTACTCTGTTTTGATGCTTTCTTCTCTGTCGATTTAATCAGATCGATCAAAGGCGAATACGAAAAGTTCTACGGTTACCCTCCTCGAAAATCCCGATTTAGCTAGAACTACAAGGTCAGGAAGATCCTCTCTTGTGATCGCTAAAGATAGGGAACTATCTTGTCGGGAATGAGGGCCAGAAATCCATGAATGGAATCAGGCCCACGTTACTCCTTCTAATACAGGCATTCCACGGGAGTCCGGATGGGTACTCTGATTGAGTTTTTCTCCAAGCTGTTCGACACGTCCGATTTCCCCGCGCGCTGGTACTGTGGAAAATGGACCTCCGGACACGGGTGGCTGCATATCATCTCGGATCTGGCGATCTGGGGGGCCTATATGGCGATCCCCGTGGTGCTGGTCACCTTTGCATTCCGCCATCGGAAGGAAATTCCCTATAGCAACATCTACCTGCTCTTTGCCGGTTTCATCCTGGCTTGCGGCACCACCCATCTGATTGAAGCGATCATTTTCTGGCACCCGGTCTATCGACTGTCGGGCATTTCTAAATTAGTGACCGCCTCCATTTCGTGGGCGACGGTGATTGTTTTGATACGCATGGCTCCACAAGCGATGGAATTACCAGGCCTGAAGAGATCCAACACAAAACTGGAACGGGAGATCAAGCGTCGACGCGAAGCAGAGAAAGATCTGGTCGAAACAGAAAAACTCTTTCGCATCACGTTTGAAAATGCCGCAGTCGGAATGGCGCATGTCGCACCGGATGGAACGTGGCTACGCGTCAATAATCGTTTGAGCGAAATCGTCGGCTATACACCTGAGGATTTGTTGCAACTCACCTTTCAGGACATCACCCACCCAGAAGATCTCAATGCAGACCTCGAAAGTTACTCCAAACTACTCGCTGGAGAGATCGAGAAGTACGCTATGGAAAAGCGTTACTATCACAAAGAGGGTAACATCGTCTGGATTCTGCTGACCGTCTCGCTAGTCAAACATGAAAATGGCGAGCCTGATTATACTATTGCCATTATTCAAGACATTACGGAACGGAAGACACTGGAAGAAGCTTCTGCTGAAACTCAACGATTGCTAAGTACCTTCATGGAGAATGCGCCTTCCGCAATGGGAGTAGTGGAATTAGCTCCGGATAATTCCGACATCCTGCATTTACTCGACAACCCTGCAGGAGAACGTTTCTTCAACGTAACGGAGGGGGGGACTTCCGGAAAATGGTCGATAGAACACCTTAACATGTGGCCTGCCGCAGTTCAGGAATGGATTGAAAATTACCGCAAGGCTCAGCGAAATCAATCGACAGTTAACTTCCAGTTTCAATTCATCCCACCCGATTCGCCTGTCGATTCAGAGCAAACATTGCCTTTGGATAATCAGATCTGGCTGAACGTGAATATGGCCTATCTGGGTACCGGGGAAGAGGGACGTGATCGATTCTGTTACATCGCCAGCGATGATACATTTCGGAAGCAGTCTGAGTTTCGCTTACAACGCAGCCACGACACTTTTTTTCATCTCATCGAAGCGGCTCCCTTTGGAATTCATATCGTCGACGATCAGTTACGAATGAGCCAATGCAGTTCCGGCACAGAGAAACTATTTGGTTCAGCTGACCTATTGGTCGGTTTAAGTATGGATCAAATCTTCACTCGTCTTTGGGGCAAACAGATTTCCAGTGAACTGATGGCCGTGTTTCAACAGACTTTAACGTCGGGAAAATCTTATACGGCGAGCGACTACAGTTTGTACAACCTGGATAATGGCAAACTGGAGTATTTCGACTGGGAAATTCAGCAGATCATCTTGCCCGACGGAAAGTATGGCGTCGTCTGTTATTTCTACGAGACGACCCAGTGGAAGGAAGCCGAACTGGCTGCACGCGAAAGCGAGAGCCGCTTGAAACTGGCGACCGAACTGGTGAAAGTCGGCGTGGTTGTTTGCGAATGTGAGAACAAGCACGTGATTCTGGACAAGATCGCCGCAGAACAATACGGCTTGCCTTCGGAGTCGGCACTTACACTGGAGGAATATCGAAACTGTTTCTTCCCTGAAGATCGAGATCGCTTCGACGATCAAATGCATCACGCAATTGCCCCCGGTAACCAGTCGACCCCAACTCTTGAATACCGCGTTGTGCAGAAAAATGGTTCGAGACGCTGGTTGGGAATTTGTATGCAGGTCGAGTTCGAAATTTCGTCTACCGGCTCTCCCGAACCGAGCCACTGGTTGATTGCCTCAATTGACCTTACCGAACGGAAACGACACGAAGAACAACTCGACCTTGCCCGGCAACAGGCGGAAGCGGCCAACAGAGCCCGTGGAGAATTTCTGGCTAACATGAGTCACGAAATCAGAACACCCATGGCAGCATTAATGGGGCACGTCGAAATCCTGATGACTCATTTGCAGGACCCCGATAATCGCGAAAGTGTCCGCACCATTAAACGGAACGGACATCACCTTCTGGAGATTCTCAATGATATCCTGGATATCTCTCGCATTGAAGCGGGTAAACTCGAAGTCGAGCAAACCCGTTGCGATATTGTGCAACTTCTGAAGGACATCGACTCTCTGATGCGAGTCCGAGTCGACGCCCACCGTGTCAATTTCATTATCACCGCAACTGAAAAGATTCCCAAGTTCGTACAAACAGACCCTAAACGGCTGAAACAGATTTTGCTCAATCTGGTTGGGAATGCGATCAAGTTTACTCATATCGGTCAGATCAAAGTCGAAGTCATCTTCAATTCTGACGAAAGCCAGATTGAGTTCCATGTCGAGGATACTGGCATTGGAATTCCCCAAGAGATACTCAGCACCCTATTCCGCCCCTTCAGCCAGGGAGACGCTTCCCGGACCAGAAAATATGGCGGAAGTGGACTGGGACTTGCCATCAGTCAACGCCTTGCAGGCTTATTGGATGGGAGCATCACCGTCGAAAGTCAAACAGGGGTTGGCTCAACGTTCGTGGTTAGCTTACCTATCCTGGATAAGGAAGAACTTGATCTCATCACTTTAGAACTGGATCTGCCTACTGCAGAAGAAGAGCAAACGGTGATTCGACATCTCGAAGGAAACATCCTGTTGGTGGACGACCGACGTGACATTCGATTCGTGGGCCAACATTTTCTGGAAGAAGCTGGAGCGACTGTCACAACCGCCAGCGACGGTGCGGAAGCAATACGCCTTGTCGAAAACGCTGCGGAGATGGGAAACGAATTTCGGTTGATCATCATGGACGTTCAAATGCCCAAGATGGACGGCAACACTGCCGTTATGAAACTAAGAGAAATGGGTTTCCAAACGCCGATCATTTCCTTAACCGCCGATGCGATGCGAGAAGACCGGGAACGATGCCTGGCATCGGGTGCCGATGATTATCTGGCTAAACCAATTGATAAAGCGCACCTCGTTAATAAGGCCGCTTCCCTGATTTGCGACATCACACCCGAAGAATTAAAGGAACGACGTGACAATCGAGCAGCCGACACAACCGAAGAAGGCGAAGCCTGAGACTGGGTTTCTACTTAGTAGTGAATACCGTCCATTCAGCTCAAAGCTCAACCTGTGGTAGTTCGGAATCGGAATGATCCTCCCGGGTTGCCCAAGCATGCTTGGCCGCGCGACTCCTCACGTATTCCCGCAATGAAGTGAAGAACTCTTCGACTTTGGGAATAGAGGTTTCACGGATGTTGTGATCCAGAAATTCCAGCATCGCCAGATCGAATTTCATCTTCTCCTCAATGACCTGCTCAATGGTCATGTGCTCTGTAAACTGAATTTTCTTCACCGTTGCCTGTAACTCTTCATCGGGCACATATTGCAACCAGGTTTCCAGCACTTGTCGCTCACCATTTTTCTGAGCATCGCCCAGCATAAGCTGTAGCTCCTGTTCATCCTTTCGAAGCCCTTCCAGTAACAATGCCACCTTCGCCGATTTAGTACGACTACGTGGTGACTCCAACGCATCTCGAATCTGACGATGTTTAGCTTTCAGAATTCCAACGATATCTTTCACTTGTTGATAGGCCATGATGCTTCCCCTTTCATGTACAGCAGGGCAGGCAGCTTCTTTACCTACACAGCTGCTAGTCTTCAGAAATCACTCCCCGGTTGGCAGTTCATCTATCGTCGCGAACGTCAACCGACCATCCCTACAACGGATAATGACCGTAAACTCTACGGCTAGGCGAGTCATTTCATAACGAAGTTTAAGGTTGCAATTTCCACGCCAAACTGGATGAAGGGACATCGCCGAACTTTCTTAAGTACTTTCCTTCGCTAAAGTTACGCTTGTCTATTCTATCATGGCTTTATTTTTCACTTTACCGGCTGTCCATTCCAGGGAGAGAAATCAATCACCTCTAATGCATCTCATGTATCGTATCAGCCAGGTAAGTCCGAGAGACTCCACCAACTGGCTGCCAGCGCGATCAGCATTACCACTTCGCCTCCGGCCAGGCCATAGGTTGAACTGGCGACACCCTGAAACAGGGCGAAGCTGATCATGCGAAAAACCACCAACGTCGCATGTACGATCAACGCCACCAGCAGAATCGTCGCGGTGGTATCAGTACGCAAGAGAGGGATCAGAAAGACGAGTCCAAGAGCAAATTCCAATCCGCCATAGACTGTAAAAAACTCGGATTGGCCTTCGCCCGGATTCAAATGGAATCCGACATATTCCGAAGTCTGCTTCGGCGAGATGGCGCACCATATACCGAGCATAATGTAGAGCAGGCCGATTACAGCCAGAACGATGCGAGCCATGATGTTCCTCCAGAGTAAGTTCCGTGCGATTGAGTTTTAAGATTGCGGGAGGGAGGCGACACTCAAATCTTAGATTCCGAAACTTAGATGACCACTCCTTAGAAGCTACAGGAACAAGAAAACAAAAAACCTCTCCGCCGGTGCAAACCAGTGAAGAGGTTTTTGTTGAACTTCTGGGAGCTATGCTCTCATGCGTTTTTATTCGTCACAGTTTTAGCTAGTCACAGTTTTTACTATTCACAGTAGCTCAAGGCCATCAGAGCGTAAGCGGTGACAAGGTTAGGATCGCCCTCATACCAGCGGTCGGCTTTGTTGACCCAGGAACCGTTGGAACGCTGAAGTGAACCTAACTTGCTGACCAGTTCGACTTCCCAGTCGTGTTCCGTTCCATCGGCAGAAGTAACTTGTTCCATATCCAATACGTCGAGCGTTTTCGCGAACGTATGGTAGTAGTAGAACAGTCCCTGCTCACCCATGCCGGGATTAGTATCCAGCGTGTAATATTTCTGAATCCATTTGAGAGCGGCGGCCACGCGAACATCATCTTTTTCGAGTCCCGCGTAGGCCATACTTTTCAGGCCAGCATAAGTCATCGATCCATAAGAGCGAAGTCCTCCGTTTTCGGTTTCGCCCGCTTTGGTTTCACCCCCTGCGGCAGGTGTATAGAAGAATCCACCGTCATTGATTTTTCCGGCGAACGCGGTTTGGTTGTATTCGCTTTCCAGGTTCTGGGCGCGCGAGATGAAAACCAATGCTTTCTGTACCGCCGGATCATCTTCTTCCGCACCGGCTGCTTTCAGCGCGTCCAGGAAGAACTGAGTGTTCGACATATCCGGGCGCTGGTGAGAACCATATCCCGCTCCACCGTAGGAGGTGTCGTTGGATTCCAGGCCTTCGCCTTCATCCCATTGCAGACCGCGGAGAAACTTTTCCGCGTTTTTGATTTGGGTGTCATAGCGTCCGTCTTCATTAGCTTCTTCGAACGCCATCAGGATGATGCAGGTTTCGTAATTACGATGACTTCCTTCGGGATTATAAATTCCCCCGTCAGGTTGAACGAACGATTCCAGATGTTTTAATGCCTTGGCAACCGTGGGGTCATCTACGGGGAGATCGCTCTCCAGCAGACTAGTGGTAATCAACCCGCTGACACCGGGCCTATTGGGGGCAGTCCAGCTCCCATCGTCGGCCTGACTGTTCCGCAGGAAGTTGATTCCGGCTTTGGTCTGTTGATCCAGAGTCGGCGCTGCTGCCGAAAGAGAAGTGGCAATTCCAGCCACCAGTAGCGTGCATACCAGAGTGAGTTTATTCATTCTCAATACCTGTCAAATTAAGTGATGTTCACGGATGGTTTGGAAAAATGGGATAGCCCATCAACATCAACCAGCGTCTTGACCCGCCATGAGTAAGCTGCAGAGTAATGAAATTTTACGTCTGCGGAAGGCATGATGAATAGCGGGAAAGCTTCGGTCGGGTGAGGGATCGACCGGAATTGCCATTCAGAGACCAGAATGCCCGGTTTGATGTCACCGTTGGCTACCAGGAGTGAGTACCAGCTTTATAAAAAGCGAAAAAGTGGGAGGTGAAGAAACATG is part of the Polystyrenella longa genome and harbors:
- a CDS encoding PAS domain S-box protein, with protein sequence MGTLIEFFSKLFDTSDFPARWYCGKWTSGHGWLHIISDLAIWGAYMAIPVVLVTFAFRHRKEIPYSNIYLLFAGFILACGTTHLIEAIIFWHPVYRLSGISKLVTASISWATVIVLIRMAPQAMELPGLKRSNTKLEREIKRRREAEKDLVETEKLFRITFENAAVGMAHVAPDGTWLRVNNRLSEIVGYTPEDLLQLTFQDITHPEDLNADLESYSKLLAGEIEKYAMEKRYYHKEGNIVWILLTVSLVKHENGEPDYTIAIIQDITERKTLEEASAETQRLLSTFMENAPSAMGVVELAPDNSDILHLLDNPAGERFFNVTEGGTSGKWSIEHLNMWPAAVQEWIENYRKAQRNQSTVNFQFQFIPPDSPVDSEQTLPLDNQIWLNVNMAYLGTGEEGRDRFCYIASDDTFRKQSEFRLQRSHDTFFHLIEAAPFGIHIVDDQLRMSQCSSGTEKLFGSADLLVGLSMDQIFTRLWGKQISSELMAVFQQTLTSGKSYTASDYSLYNLDNGKLEYFDWEIQQIILPDGKYGVVCYFYETTQWKEAELAARESESRLKLATELVKVGVVVCECENKHVILDKIAAEQYGLPSESALTLEEYRNCFFPEDRDRFDDQMHHAIAPGNQSTPTLEYRVVQKNGSRRWLGICMQVEFEISSTGSPEPSHWLIASIDLTERKRHEEQLDLARQQAEAANRARGEFLANMSHEIRTPMAALMGHVEILMTHLQDPDNRESVRTIKRNGHHLLEILNDILDISRIEAGKLEVEQTRCDIVQLLKDIDSLMRVRVDAHRVNFIITATEKIPKFVQTDPKRLKQILLNLVGNAIKFTHIGQIKVEVIFNSDESQIEFHVEDTGIGIPQEILSTLFRPFSQGDASRTRKYGGSGLGLAISQRLAGLLDGSITVESQTGVGSTFVVSLPILDKEELDLITLELDLPTAEEEQTVIRHLEGNILLVDDRRDIRFVGQHFLEEAGATVTTASDGAEAIRLVENAAEMGNEFRLIIMDVQMPKMDGNTAVMKLREMGFQTPIISLTADAMREDRERCLASGADDYLAKPIDKAHLVNKAASLICDITPEELKERRDNRAADTTEEGEA
- a CDS encoding prenyltransferase/squalene oxidase repeat-containing protein translates to MNKLTLVCTLLVAGIATSLSAAAPTLDQQTKAGINFLRNSQADDGSWTAPNRPGVSGLITTSLLESDLPVDDPTVAKALKHLESFVQPDGGIYNPEGSHRNYETCIILMAFEEANEDGRYDTQIKNAEKFLRGLQWDEGEGLESNDTSYGGAGYGSHQRPDMSNTQFFLDALKAAGAEEDDPAVQKALVFISRAQNLESEYNQTAFAGKINDGGFFYTPAAGGETKAGETENGGLRSYGSMTYAGLKSMAYAGLEKDDVRVAAALKWIQKYYTLDTNPGMGEQGLFYYYHTFAKTLDVLDMEQVTSADGTEHDWEVELVSKLGSLQRSNGSWVNKADRWYEGDPNLVTAYALMALSYCE
- a CDS encoding DUF4345 family protein is translated as MARIVLAVIGLLYIMLGIWCAISPKQTSEYVGFHLNPGEGQSEFFTVYGGLEFALGLVFLIPLLRTDTTATILLVALIVHATLVVFRMISFALFQGVASSTYGLAGGEVVMLIALAASWWSLSDLPG